Proteins found in one Paenibacillus dendritiformis genomic segment:
- a CDS encoding TetR/AcrR family transcriptional regulator, whose product MARNTAQESKRKLMQSAEKLFAAKGVRGTKVSEIVAGAGLTQAAFYLYFTSKDDLAAQLLQQFNEQLLRLGNAGSEVKHLPASDVEAYIVSALTDLFRLFGEQPQLTKIALQISDDSDQVRERIVRQIVANMLHNQSLGIVKPEIDPELTAESIVAAMERLVYRYVETGERTPEELGSHTASLFLQGMLLHSGKEGNR is encoded by the coding sequence ATGGCACGCAATACCGCTCAGGAGAGCAAGCGCAAGCTGATGCAATCAGCCGAGAAGTTATTTGCCGCCAAGGGGGTGCGCGGTACAAAGGTCAGCGAGATCGTCGCCGGGGCGGGCTTGACCCAAGCTGCTTTTTATCTGTATTTCACAAGCAAGGACGATCTTGCCGCTCAGCTCCTGCAGCAGTTCAATGAGCAGCTGCTGCGCCTTGGCAACGCCGGTTCGGAGGTGAAGCATCTCCCCGCTTCGGATGTCGAGGCATATATCGTCTCGGCACTAACCGACTTGTTCCGTCTGTTCGGAGAACAGCCCCAGCTGACGAAGATCGCGCTGCAAATCTCCGACGACAGCGATCAGGTGCGGGAACGCATCGTCCGCCAGATCGTCGCCAACATGCTTCATAACCAATCCCTTGGAATCGTCAAGCCGGAGATCGATCCGGAGCTGACGGCCGAATCGATCGTCGCTGCGATGGAGAGACTCGTCTACCGCTATGTGGAGACCGGAGAGAGAACGCCGGAAGAGCTTGGCTCCCATACCGCAAGCCTGTTCCTTCAAGGCATGCTGCTTCATTCGGGGAAGGAGGGTAACCGATGA
- a CDS encoding HXXEE domain-containing protein — protein MIDAVTGWIAAHLDAVSVMWLFPIVFMFHDFEEILYVEPWLRRHGDRILGQMSPVARRFAASSLKMTTRDFAGDVFWVFLVVVTATLAAVLFSWYDLYLILLLIFFLHVFTHIGMSVYTRSLAPGVITAVLLVLPYSGYAFFRLFADRVIAPERLLWDGLAAIVLLPAIFLLMSRWRSQFRTAGK, from the coding sequence ATGATCGACGCGGTAACCGGTTGGATAGCCGCTCATCTTGATGCCGTCTCGGTCATGTGGCTGTTTCCTATCGTGTTCATGTTCCATGATTTCGAAGAGATCCTTTATGTCGAGCCCTGGCTTCGCCGTCACGGCGACCGCATTCTGGGGCAGATGTCCCCTGTTGCCCGCCGCTTTGCCGCGAGCAGCCTGAAGATGACGACGCGGGATTTCGCGGGCGATGTATTCTGGGTTTTCCTCGTCGTCGTAACGGCGACGCTCGCGGCCGTGCTGTTTTCCTGGTACGACCTGTATCTGATCCTGCTCCTTATCTTCTTCCTGCATGTATTCACCCATATCGGAATGTCCGTCTATACCCGCAGTCTTGCGCCCGGTGTCATCACCGCCGTCCTGCTCGTTCTGCCTTACTCCGGCTATGCCTTCTTCCGCCTGTTCGCGGATCGCGTCATCGCGCCGGAACGGTTGCTGTGGGATGGCCTCGCCGCCATCGTGCTGCTCCCTGCCATCTTCCTCCTTATGTCCCGCTGGCGCAGCCAATTCAGAACTGCGGGCAAATGA
- a CDS encoding H-type small acid-soluble spore protein, translating to MDVQRAKHILEMKDTVPVQLDGEQPVWIESVDVANGMATVQVGNNPLNTETVAVDRLKEPQQ from the coding sequence ATGGATGTACAACGCGCGAAGCATATTTTGGAAATGAAGGATACGGTCCCTGTCCAACTGGACGGCGAGCAGCCGGTCTGGATCGAGAGCGTGGATGTCGCCAATGGTATGGCGACGGTGCAAGTCGGGAACAACCCGCTCAATACCGAGACGGTAGCGGTTGACCGGTTGAAGGAGCCGCAGCAATAA
- a CDS encoding Ku protein: MHTVWKGAISFGLVHVPVKMHTATEDKDISMRMIHKECGSPLSYVRSCPVCKEEVGWDEIVKGYEYEKGKFVLFDKDELEQLQDDASRAIAILDFVDLPEIDPIYYQKTYYLSPDQAGNNAYQLLREALVQTGKIGIAKVTIRAKSSLAAIRVIENCLVMETMFYPDEIRAVKQVPNIPEHVEVNPKELEMAKLLIGQLSTAFQPEQYTDEYRQRLLERIGQKIAGEEVRTAPAAQPAANVVDLMAALQASIEAMKGPRPIGTDPGPAAAAAPAAAAEPKRRKRAAPAAAADTAAEEAAPRRKKTARKAEAGAQKAANDGEEPAATGGTRRKRARTET, encoded by the coding sequence ATGCATACGGTCTGGAAAGGGGCAATCAGCTTCGGCTTGGTCCATGTCCCCGTCAAAATGCATACCGCCACCGAAGACAAAGACATCTCGATGCGAATGATACACAAGGAATGCGGCAGCCCGCTCTCCTATGTCCGCTCCTGCCCGGTCTGCAAGGAAGAGGTGGGCTGGGACGAGATCGTGAAGGGCTATGAGTATGAAAAAGGAAAATTTGTCCTGTTCGACAAAGACGAGCTGGAGCAGCTGCAGGATGATGCAAGCCGGGCGATCGCGATTCTCGATTTCGTCGACCTGCCCGAAATTGATCCGATTTATTATCAGAAGACGTATTATTTATCTCCCGATCAGGCCGGGAACAACGCGTATCAGCTGCTGCGCGAGGCGCTGGTGCAGACGGGCAAGATCGGCATCGCCAAGGTGACGATCCGGGCGAAGAGCAGTCTCGCGGCCATTCGCGTCATCGAGAATTGCCTCGTCATGGAGACGATGTTCTATCCGGATGAGATTCGCGCGGTCAAGCAGGTTCCGAATATTCCGGAGCATGTGGAGGTCAATCCGAAGGAGCTGGAGATGGCGAAGCTGCTTATCGGCCAGCTGTCGACCGCCTTCCAGCCGGAGCAGTACACGGATGAATACCGTCAGCGCTTGCTGGAGCGGATCGGGCAAAAGATTGCAGGCGAAGAAGTGCGCACCGCGCCGGCCGCCCAGCCGGCCGCCAATGTCGTCGACCTCATGGCGGCGCTGCAGGCGAGCATCGAGGCGATGAAGGGGCCGCGGCCGATCGGCACCGACCCGGGCCCGGCGGCAGCAGCGGCTCCGGCAGCAGCGGCGGAACCGAAGCGGCGTAAAAGAGCCGCACCGGCGGCGGCCGCCGACACGGCTGCCGAGGAAGCCGCACCGCGGCGCAAGAAGACGGCCCGCAAGGCGGAAGCGGGCGCGCAGAAGGCGGCCAATGACGGCGAGGAGCCGGCCGCCACGGGCGGCACGCGGCGCAAGCGGGCGCGGACGGAGACATAA
- a CDS encoding RNA ligase family protein — translation MEGLGQPPGREERNAEGFAEALPPSLALPAAPMSPLRSDRIPAGEEWLHQLKWDGVRMLALCVQGRVRLFSKRMLEKTSIYADVTVMMEARPELRGRTLLLDGEVVVFDPKLGRPSFPLALQRERMRQRPDGALPAVYVLFDVLGIEERNVRRLPYEERHRLLLELFPEKHPACFVADIFEDGDQLWEWVEQHGWEGVVSKRRSSPYQEGKRHQDWFKHKKDLLIEALTVGYMINNGRPASVVLTDLEGRYIGKASIGLDEIRRQLLEGWAARYPASGPPGGPIPALRREPIVWMSVPIPCRAAALEYTPTGQLRHPRIDTLPLLK, via the coding sequence ATGGAAGGCTTGGGACAGCCGCCGGGCCGGGAGGAACGGAACGCCGAAGGCTTCGCCGAGGCGCTCCCTCCATCTCTGGCGCTGCCTGCGGCGCCGATGTCTCCGCTTCGGAGCGACCGCATCCCCGCAGGCGAAGAATGGCTTCACCAACTGAAATGGGACGGCGTCCGGATGCTCGCCCTGTGCGTGCAGGGCCGCGTGCGGCTGTTCTCCAAGCGGATGCTGGAGAAGACGTCCATCTATGCGGACGTGACGGTGATGATGGAAGCGCGGCCCGAGCTTCGGGGGCGTACGCTGCTGCTCGACGGCGAGGTCGTCGTCTTCGATCCGAAGCTGGGACGGCCTTCTTTCCCGTTGGCGCTCCAACGGGAGCGGATGCGCCAGCGGCCCGACGGCGCCCTTCCCGCCGTCTACGTCCTCTTCGACGTGCTCGGCATCGAAGAGCGGAATGTAAGGCGGCTGCCCTATGAGGAGCGGCACCGCTTGCTGCTGGAGCTGTTCCCCGAGAAGCATCCCGCCTGCTTCGTGGCGGATATTTTCGAGGATGGCGATCAATTGTGGGAATGGGTGGAGCAGCACGGCTGGGAAGGCGTCGTCAGCAAAAGGCGAAGCTCCCCTTACCAGGAAGGTAAGCGTCATCAGGACTGGTTCAAGCATAAGAAGGATCTTCTCATCGAGGCCTTGACGGTCGGCTATATGATCAATAACGGCCGTCCGGCGAGCGTCGTTCTTACCGACTTGGAAGGACGCTATATTGGCAAGGCATCTATCGGACTTGATGAGATCCGCCGGCAGCTGCTGGAAGGCTGGGCAGCGCGTTATCCGGCCTCGGGCCCGCCCGGAGGACCGATTCCGGCTCTCCGCCGGGAGCCGATCGTCTGGATGAGTGTGCCGATTCCGTGCCGGGCTGCGGCCCTGGAATATACGCCGACCGGGCAGCTCCGCCATCCGCGCATCGATACGCTGCCGCTGCTGAAGTAA
- the ligD gene encoding non-homologous end-joining DNA ligase, with protein sequence MASKEPPASLMVEGHEIQITNPNKLLWPEAGITKTDYIREMIRLSPYLLAACRDRFLTTIRYPHGVPGEFFYQKNVPPGAPSFVETAMSGDIRYIVLQNVPTLLWLANLACIEFHPSLHRIGDPLPAEWIIDLDPSVREEERIMEAAWIVGEAMERIGIRTIPKTSGATGVQLVVPIKRGPTFMQLRELGEMLAIYLCELHPQLFTIERLKKNRGTRIYIDYMQHDASRTIAAPYTPRATPYASVSMPLTWDEVKRNPKPRDYHLLNAADRLAQVGDLIREAEPLAIEPILKAFSSQIQAIRSRKG encoded by the coding sequence ATGGCCAGCAAAGAACCGCCCGCGTCCTTAATGGTGGAAGGGCATGAAATCCAAATCACGAACCCGAACAAACTGTTGTGGCCGGAAGCGGGCATAACGAAGACGGACTATATCCGGGAAATGATCCGGCTGAGCCCTTATTTGCTGGCGGCGTGCCGCGACCGCTTCCTGACGACAATCCGGTATCCGCATGGCGTTCCGGGGGAGTTTTTTTACCAGAAAAACGTGCCGCCTGGCGCCCCCTCCTTCGTCGAGACAGCGATGTCCGGGGATATCCGCTATATCGTGCTCCAAAATGTGCCTACGCTGCTGTGGCTCGCCAATCTGGCCTGCATCGAGTTCCATCCTTCGCTGCACCGCATCGGCGACCCGCTCCCGGCCGAATGGATTATCGACCTGGATCCGTCCGTTCGGGAGGAGGAGCGGATTATGGAGGCCGCCTGGATCGTAGGCGAAGCGATGGAGCGGATCGGCATCCGGACGATCCCGAAGACGTCCGGCGCCACCGGCGTGCAGCTGGTCGTGCCGATCAAGCGCGGCCCGACCTTCATGCAGCTCCGCGAGCTGGGCGAGATGCTCGCCATCTATCTGTGCGAGCTTCACCCGCAGCTGTTCACGATCGAGCGTCTGAAGAAGAACCGGGGCACCCGCATTTATATCGATTACATGCAGCATGATGCCTCCCGAACGATCGCAGCGCCGTACACGCCGCGGGCGACGCCGTATGCCTCGGTGTCGATGCCGCTTACCTGGGACGAGGTGAAGCGCAACCCGAAGCCGCGCGATTACCATCTGCTGAATGCCGCCGATCGGCTCGCCCAGGTCGGCGACCTGATCCGCGAAGCCGAGCCGCTGGCGATCGAGCCGATTCTGAAGGCATTCTCCAGCCAGATTCAAGCCATTCGGTCCCGAAAAGGCTAA
- the cls gene encoding cardiolipin synthase, with amino-acid sequence MLWLVVALLIYIFQIFTIVLLEYKHPSKTVAWLLILFCFPLIGFVMYYFLAQEYTARLRVRKRGGWAHPENRIGHLRIQTVNRPDELNNPEMHTQERLFSLMSSLSESPITSSNETRVLTNGQATFEAMLTAIREAKNHIHMEFYILRDDGIGTVFQQALIARAKEGVKVRVVVDGVGSIELRRKYLRTFKEAGVEFHWFLPLSVSFFRRRLNYRNHRKLLIVDGRIGFVGGMNIGDDYLGLDRKLGFWRDTHLQVKGDAVYALQAIFLHDWTFVTGQSLALRELFPPHQCKGTEQVKMISSGPDASWDAIQELFFGVLSSARERVWIITPYFVPDASVRLALKMAAVSGLDVRVIIPGKSDSRLVDWASRSYVEELLQAGVRFYQYQKGFAHAKTFLMDRTLGCVGTANLDMRSFFSNFEVNAVLFEASAVERLEEDFLRDFEDSVEIDYNQFVTRSRGQRAAEAVMRLLSPLL; translated from the coding sequence ATGTTATGGCTGGTAGTCGCCTTGCTCATATACATATTTCAAATTTTTACGATCGTGCTGCTCGAGTACAAGCATCCTTCCAAGACGGTCGCCTGGCTGCTGATTCTGTTCTGCTTCCCGCTGATCGGCTTCGTCATGTACTACTTCCTCGCCCAGGAATATACGGCCCGGCTGCGGGTGCGGAAAAGGGGAGGCTGGGCGCATCCGGAGAACCGGATCGGTCATCTCCGCATCCAGACGGTGAACCGTCCGGATGAGCTGAATAACCCGGAAATGCATACGCAGGAGCGGTTATTCTCGCTCATGTCTTCTTTGTCGGAAAGCCCGATTACGAGCTCCAACGAGACGCGGGTGCTGACGAACGGACAAGCGACGTTCGAAGCGATGTTGACCGCTATTCGAGAAGCGAAGAATCATATTCATATGGAATTCTATATATTGCGGGACGACGGCATCGGCACCGTCTTCCAGCAGGCGCTCATCGCCAGGGCGAAGGAAGGGGTCAAGGTGCGGGTCGTGGTCGACGGCGTCGGCAGCATCGAGCTGCGCCGCAAATATTTGCGGACGTTCAAGGAAGCGGGCGTGGAATTCCACTGGTTCTTGCCGCTGTCGGTTTCGTTTTTCCGCCGCCGCCTCAATTACCGCAATCATCGGAAGCTGCTTATCGTAGACGGCCGGATCGGCTTTGTCGGCGGAATGAATATCGGTGACGATTATTTGGGATTGGACCGCAAGCTTGGCTTTTGGCGCGATACGCACTTGCAGGTGAAAGGAGATGCGGTATATGCGCTGCAGGCGATCTTCCTGCACGACTGGACGTTCGTGACCGGGCAGTCACTGGCGTTGCGGGAGCTGTTCCCGCCGCACCAATGCAAGGGGACGGAGCAGGTGAAGATGATCTCAAGTGGCCCGGACGCAAGCTGGGATGCGATTCAGGAGCTGTTCTTCGGCGTGCTCAGTTCAGCGCGGGAACGGGTCTGGATCATTACGCCTTACTTCGTTCCCGATGCCAGCGTGCGGCTCGCGCTTAAGATGGCTGCCGTCAGCGGCCTCGATGTCCGCGTCATTATTCCGGGCAAGTCGGACTCCCGCCTCGTCGATTGGGCATCCCGCTCTTACGTGGAGGAGCTGCTGCAGGCGGGTGTCCGCTTCTATCAGTATCAGAAAGGCTTCGCGCACGCCAAAACCTTCCTCATGGACCGGACCTTGGGATGCGTGGGGACGGCGAATCTTGATATGCGAAGCTTCTTCAGCAACTTCGAAGTCAATGCGGTGCTGTTCGAAGCTTCGGCGGTCGAACGGCTGGAGGAAGATTTTTTGCGCGATTTCGAAGACAGCGTCGAGATCGATTACAACCAGTTCGTGACCCGCTCGCGCGGACAGCGCGCCGCTGAGGCGGTTATGCGGCTGCTGTCGCCTCTGCTGTAG
- a CDS encoding M23 family metallopeptidase, translating to MKGRWWNGRMTLLVIRDAEQAVKQMNVPKMLVVSVPIAAVLSISGLVLSMQWKAAAEIRELEGLLSHQSEALEVTVKDKDEAIQRLQNEIVRLSSETETVKQRINHMSSLEKQLEDFVEGTSGLPKESGEEQARFVRTTAWNEQRQVGGEEIGVGMEQMLQLAKRSRLDLVQMQRMLSSLQRSAPTVLNQAQKKQELIAGTPSVWPTKSRRLTSSFGYRKDPLTGYAAFHAGIDIGGETGDSVLAAAEGEVIEAGFNASRGNYIIIRHVNQLDTWYMHLQQIHVSVGDKVGKGDTIGALGTTGRSTGPHLHFQIVQRGEPIDPLPFLNNATADTPAEGRPVKVSAASSASGGSGESWASGDRRGSEGVRSSGSSGRSGGSGGSGDSEGFGSSGGSGGFGSSRSFGSPGPGNSPPSVKRLSPLPMWITGNEQAYGT from the coding sequence ATGAAAGGGCGTTGGTGGAATGGCCGTATGACACTGCTCGTCATCCGCGACGCGGAACAAGCGGTTAAGCAGATGAATGTGCCGAAAATGCTCGTTGTCTCCGTCCCGATTGCCGCCGTTTTGTCGATATCGGGTCTGGTGCTGAGCATGCAGTGGAAGGCCGCGGCGGAGATCCGCGAATTGGAAGGCTTGCTGTCTCATCAGTCCGAGGCGCTTGAAGTTACGGTCAAAGACAAGGACGAAGCGATTCAACGGCTGCAAAACGAGATCGTCCGCCTCTCTTCGGAGACCGAGACCGTCAAGCAGCGGATCAATCACATGAGCAGTCTGGAAAAGCAATTGGAAGACTTCGTGGAAGGAACCTCCGGCTTACCTAAGGAAAGCGGCGAGGAGCAGGCCCGCTTCGTCCGCACCACCGCCTGGAACGAACAGCGGCAGGTCGGCGGCGAGGAGATTGGCGTCGGTATGGAGCAGATGCTGCAATTGGCCAAGCGCTCGCGGCTGGATCTCGTCCAGATGCAACGCATGCTCTCCTCCCTGCAGCGCAGCGCGCCGACCGTATTGAATCAAGCGCAGAAGAAGCAGGAACTCATCGCGGGAACACCGTCCGTCTGGCCGACAAAGTCACGTCGCCTGACCTCCAGCTTCGGGTACCGGAAGGACCCGTTGACCGGATATGCCGCTTTCCATGCCGGCATCGACATTGGCGGCGAGACGGGCGACTCCGTCCTCGCAGCGGCTGAGGGAGAAGTGATTGAAGCCGGCTTCAACGCTTCGCGGGGCAATTATATTATTATCCGGCACGTCAACCAATTGGACACCTGGTATATGCATCTGCAGCAGATTCACGTCTCCGTGGGCGACAAGGTCGGCAAAGGCGATACGATCGGCGCGCTGGGCACGACCGGCCGCAGCACCGGGCCGCATCTCCACTTCCAGATAGTCCAGCGGGGCGAGCCGATTGATCCGCTGCCATTCCTGAACAATGCAACCGCAGACACCCCGGCAGAGGGAAGGCCCGTGAAGGTCTCTGCCGCCTCCAGCGCTTCAGGGGGGTCTGGGGAGTCGTGGGCATCTGGAGACCGTAGAGGTTCCGAGGGTGTCAGAAGCTCCGGAAGTTCAGGAAGGTCAGGAGGTTCTGGAGGTTCTGGAGATTCTGAAGGCTTTGGAAGTTCTGGAGGTTCTGGAGGCTTTGGAAGTTCCAGAAGTTTCGGAAGCCCCGGTCCCGGGAATTCCCCGCCATCCGTCAAGAGACTGTCGCCGCTGCCGATGTGGATTACGGGAAATGAGCAAGCCTACGGAACATAA
- a CDS encoding bactofilin family protein, with product MFQRSSQRIKPTDTFIGHGTDMNGTVHSESNVRIDGKFTGELSSSGTITVGERGEAHSTLIGRHVVVAGIVVGDIKTTGKLLITSSGQVLGHCESGLLVVEEGGILNGTSMVDREVKEGTAANGAAAAHEPPERERGEKKDDEAAVAEKQAG from the coding sequence ATGTTTCAACGCTCATCCCAGCGTATCAAGCCAACGGATACGTTCATCGGCCACGGCACCGATATGAACGGCACCGTTCACTCCGAGTCGAATGTGCGCATCGACGGGAAATTTACGGGCGAGTTGAGCAGCAGCGGCACGATCACCGTCGGCGAGCGCGGAGAGGCGCACTCCACCCTGATCGGCCGCCATGTCGTCGTCGCGGGGATCGTCGTCGGCGATATCAAGACGACGGGCAAGCTGCTTATCACCTCGTCCGGACAGGTGCTGGGCCACTGCGAATCGGGGCTGCTTGTCGTCGAGGAAGGCGGCATCTTGAACGGCACGAGCATGGTGGATCGGGAGGTGAAGGAAGGCACTGCAGCGAACGGCGCTGCCGCCGCCCACGAGCCGCCCGAACGGGAACGCGGAGAGAAGAAGGACGACGAGGCGGCTGTCGCAGAAAAGCAAGCGGGCTAA
- the rfbD gene encoding dTDP-4-dehydrorhamnose reductase, protein MNQGGIVLVTGAEGQLGKDMMAVLRRYGVPARGYGRQELDVTDTEEVLRIFLRDRPFAVIHAAAFTKVDEAEQNPDLAYQVNAFGSRNVAAAASQVGAKLIYVSTDYVFDGRATKPYNETARTRPINVYGASKREGERFVQLLQPSSFIVRTSWVYGPHGNNFVKTMLRQAAVQPELKVVHDQSGCPTYTLDLAEMILRLLRTNRFGTYHVTNAGICSWYEFALAIMDEAGLSVKVRSVPTSQFPRPARRPSFSALEGWALRLNGFPPMRPWREALADYLRRYAANGPLRKE, encoded by the coding sequence ATGAATCAGGGAGGAATTGTACTCGTTACCGGAGCGGAGGGCCAACTCGGCAAAGATATGATGGCGGTGCTGCGCCGCTATGGTGTGCCGGCCCGGGGCTATGGCCGCCAGGAGCTGGATGTGACGGATACGGAGGAGGTTCTGCGGATATTTCTGCGGGATCGGCCATTCGCCGTCATTCATGCCGCTGCTTTTACGAAGGTGGATGAAGCAGAGCAGAACCCGGATCTGGCGTATCAAGTCAACGCCTTCGGTTCGCGCAATGTCGCGGCGGCAGCCAGCCAGGTCGGTGCGAAGCTCATCTACGTCAGCACGGATTATGTGTTCGATGGCCGGGCGACCAAGCCGTACAACGAGACGGCCCGCACTCGCCCGATCAATGTATATGGCGCGTCGAAGCGGGAAGGGGAGCGGTTCGTGCAGCTTCTGCAGCCGTCCTCCTTCATTGTTCGCACTTCTTGGGTATATGGGCCGCACGGCAATAACTTCGTCAAGACGATGCTGCGTCAGGCGGCGGTCCAGCCGGAGCTGAAAGTGGTGCACGATCAATCGGGGTGCCCTACGTATACGCTTGATTTGGCCGAGATGATCTTGCGGCTGCTGCGGACAAACCGCTTTGGAACGTATCATGTCACGAATGCCGGGATCTGCTCCTGGTATGAATTTGCGCTCGCAATTATGGACGAGGCGGGATTGTCCGTCAAGGTGCGTTCGGTGCCGACATCGCAATTCCCCCGTCCTGCCCGGCGGCCGTCTTTCTCGGCCCTGGAGGGATGGGCGCTGCGCTTGAACGGCTTTCCGCCGATGCGCCCGTGGCGCGAAGCGCTGGCGGATTATTTGCGCCGTTATGCCGCGAACGGTCCGCTTCGCAAGGAATGA
- the rfbC gene encoding dTDP-4-dehydrorhamnose 3,5-epimerase: MKIITTSLDGVLMLEPQVFEDGRGFFMESYHREKWEACGIPQTFVQDNHSLSVRAGTIRGLHYQLEPMAQTKLVRVLAGAIYDVAVDIRRGSPRFGQWIGVILSAANKRQLLIPPGYAHGFCSLVDDTEVMYKVDAHYAPEWDRGIRWDDPALGIPWPASNPIMSDKDKALPLLEDAETFFLSSLERGG; this comes from the coding sequence ATGAAAATCATAACTACGTCGCTGGACGGCGTTTTGATGTTGGAGCCGCAGGTGTTTGAAGACGGACGCGGTTTTTTTATGGAAAGCTATCATCGCGAAAAATGGGAGGCTTGCGGTATTCCGCAGACGTTCGTGCAGGATAATCATTCGCTCTCTGTCCGGGCCGGCACGATTCGCGGGCTGCATTATCAGCTGGAGCCGATGGCGCAGACGAAGCTGGTGCGGGTGCTCGCCGGCGCCATCTACGATGTGGCGGTCGATATCCGCCGCGGCTCTCCGCGGTTCGGCCAATGGATCGGCGTGATTCTGAGCGCGGCCAACAAGCGTCAGCTCCTGATTCCGCCGGGCTATGCCCACGGATTCTGCAGCTTGGTGGATGATACCGAGGTGATGTACAAGGTGGATGCCCACTATGCGCCGGAATGGGATCGGGGCATCCGGTGGGATGATCCCGCCCTCGGGATTCCGTGGCCGGCATCGAATCCGATAATGTCGGACAAGGACAAGGCGCTGCCGCTGCTGGAAGACGCCGAGACGTTCTTCCTGTCCAGTCTGGAACGAGGTGGATGA
- a CDS encoding helix-turn-helix domain-containing protein — translation MELGSRLGQLRERSGWTQEDMAEKLGITRAALSHYEKNRRKPDFDTLIRAADLFGVSVDYLIGRLPCGDIPPDSEPAEAAPGIELADPAALSRLRFEVDGEPLTYEEARRFVAFVRAERMMR, via the coding sequence ATGGAGCTGGGAAGCCGCTTGGGGCAGCTGCGCGAGCGCAGCGGCTGGACGCAGGAAGACATGGCAGAGAAGCTCGGAATTACGCGGGCGGCTCTATCGCATTACGAGAAGAACCGGCGCAAGCCCGACTTCGATACCTTGATACGAGCAGCCGATCTGTTCGGCGTATCGGTTGATTATTTGATCGGCCGCCTCCCTTGCGGGGACATTCCGCCGGATTCGGAGCCCGCGGAAGCCGCCCCCGGGATCGAGCTGGCGGATCCGGCGGCGCTGAGCCGCCTTCGCTTCGAGGTTGACGGGGAGCCATTGACTTACGAGGAGGCGCGCCGATTCGTCGCCTTCGTGCGGGCGGAGCGGATGATGCGGTAG
- a CDS encoding MFS transporter yields the protein MYYRLGVRRLLIGALAATSLLQLSLVVTAHADWWLYVTTMTVLGLTNSASMPAIQSFVGFRWADRRDELFNVIYVGNNVGVALGTALSGVLADISFNLTFVLNGLTSAGFALFFYRFLRGQNEEAAAAGAVNGAAVNGSVADGSSVKGDTADGANREEKTAAARAQRGVLPERSLWEKLSAYRIYLFMSVGSLFIWLANSLWGTGVAPHIADQGMNFSMYSLLWTLNGVLIFAAQPITSWMKRTIAVPLTSQLTWSAIFYGLAYIVIWFLPFYSGFLLAMALATLGEMLVSPAVPAFLSARAGRDAPFYMGVSGGIASIGRMIGPYMLGLTYDHGGLDGVSFISVLIAVLAILSFVAHAALQRKERSPQHDMMMRG from the coding sequence GTGTATTACCGCCTCGGGGTGCGGAGGCTGCTTATCGGCGCGCTGGCCGCCACTTCCCTGCTGCAGCTGTCGCTGGTCGTGACGGCGCATGCCGACTGGTGGCTGTACGTGACGACGATGACGGTGCTTGGCCTGACCAACTCGGCGTCGATGCCGGCGATCCAGTCGTTCGTCGGCTTCCGCTGGGCGGATCGGCGGGATGAGCTGTTCAACGTCATCTACGTCGGGAATAATGTCGGGGTCGCGCTGGGCACCGCGCTGAGCGGGGTGTTGGCGGATATCTCCTTCAACCTGACGTTCGTGCTTAACGGGCTGACGTCCGCCGGCTTCGCCCTGTTCTTCTACCGCTTCCTGCGGGGGCAGAACGAGGAGGCGGCTGCGGCCGGCGCCGTGAATGGAGCGGCGGTGAATGGTTCGGTGGCGGATGGATCGTCCGTGAAGGGAGACACTGCGGATGGAGCCAACAGGGAGGAGAAGACAGCTGCCGCCCGGGCCCAACGGGGCGTTCTGCCTGAGCGCAGTCTGTGGGAGAAGCTGTCCGCCTACCGGATCTACCTGTTCATGTCGGTAGGAAGCTTGTTCATCTGGCTCGCCAATTCCCTCTGGGGAACCGGGGTTGCGCCGCATATTGCGGATCAAGGGATGAACTTCTCCATGTACAGCCTGCTGTGGACGCTGAACGGAGTGCTTATCTTCGCGGCGCAGCCGATCACGTCCTGGATGAAGCGGACGATCGCGGTGCCGTTGACGTCGCAGCTGACATGGAGCGCGATATTTTACGGATTGGCGTATATCGTCATCTGGTTCCTGCCCTTCTACAGCGGCTTCTTGCTGGCGATGGCGCTCGCTACCTTGGGCGAGATGCTGGTCTCCCCGGCGGTGCCGGCCTTCCTGTCGGCCCGCGCTGGACGGGATGCGCCCTTCTATATGGGCGTGTCCGGGGGGATTGCTTCCATCGGGCGCATGATCGGCCCGTATATGCTTGGCCTGACCTACGATCACGGCGGCCTCGACGGGGTGTCGTTCATCTCCGTGCTCATCGCGGTGCTGGCCATCCTCAGCTTCGTGGCGCATGCGGCGCTGCAGCGCAAGGAGCGTTCTCCGCAGCATGACATGATGATGCGCGGGTAA